The sequence below is a genomic window from Citricoccus muralis.
CACACCGGGATCCACTGCTTGGGGCTGCACTGGCTAACGCTGTGCCGATGATAGACGACTCAGCGTGAGAATTCTCGGCTGTTCACTCCCATGCTGGGGGAGGATCGAGATCCGCATTGCCCGGGCGATGGTAGCTGTTGCGCTGCGGAGTCGGATCTGGGTTGAGCCAGATGGCCGGAGTAAACCAGGCGACGCCGTCGACCATTTTCACGCTGTACTTATCGTGATGTACCAACCGGTGACATCCGGGGCACAACAGCACCAGATTGTCGAGGTCAGTCGTGCCGCCTTTCGCCCAGTGCTTCACATGGTGGCCCTGGCACCAGGCTGCGGGCGCGGTGCAGCCCGGGCGTGCGCAACCGCCGTCGCGGGCAATCAGCGCGTTCTTCATGGCTTGTGGCAGTAGCCGATGGTCGCGCCCTTGGGCCAGCACCACCGTTTTCTCGGGATTCATCACTGTCGGAATAATCAAAGCATCACAACTCAGCGCCAGAATCTCCGTGGGACTGAACGGCCCCGTGTGAGTAGCTTCAAACAACGTGCCCCGACCTCGCAGCGGCGGGGGCTTCGATCCGGGTGACTCGCCTTCGACTTGTCGAACCAGTTCCTCGTAATCGACGACGGCGTTGATGCGCGGCAGCAGTCCGCTGTTTTTCGGCAGCTCCCCTTCCCGTGCCAACCCCTGCATGCCAGCGTAGAACGCGGCCATCAGCGCTTCCAGCTGTAGAGCTTCGCGGAGCGGTCGGTTCAGGCGGATCTGTTCGGGCGTCGCCCAGGGGTCCGGCGGTGTGAACTCCGGATCGAGTGGGTCGAGGGCAACGTTGCCCGGCTCGAGGCGGAAACCATCATCTTCCGTTCCGGACTGCGCGTCGGGTCCGGTGTTGGAATCAGCCCCTGTGGTTTCGTCGGTTCCGGCATCGGGCTCGACCGCAAGCCCAGCGGAGCTCGAATCTGCAGCAGAATCCGCGGGAGCGTCGTCGCCGTTCAGCCCTACTTCAGCTTGGTAGCGCTCGAACAGGGCATCGAGTGCTTGGGCGCGCTCCTTGACGGTGAGCGACCGCGGATTCGTGGCGGCCGAGGTCAGGGACGCCAGCAACTCGTGCAGGACATCATTGAGGCGCATCTTCCACTCATGCAACCCGTCGGCGTTGCGCCCCAGGTAGCTCAGACCGTGAGCGGGTGGCTTGCCATTCTCTTCCGGTGGCACGCCGTCCTGGTCCAGCAGGGCCTTGGTGCGCTCGACCCAAGTGGCGCAAAGGTCGCGGAATTCCTCTGCCGTACCAATGCTGACCTGCCCCGCCAGGAACTTATCACCCGAGGCGATGGCCAGATTCACCTTCTCCTGAGGCACTTTACAGCGCCGGCCGTAGGTGACCACCTCCTGGAGGGAACTGGTGATGCGCTGGGCGTTCTCCGGCGCGACGGATCCAGAAGTGTAGGCGCGGCCGGTGTGGCGATAACGCGGTGCGGCAGAATCGGTGACCTCCGCGAGCGCACCAGGCAGCGGGCGCGGAAGCAGATGCTGACCGGCCTTCACCCGCGTCCGGGCGACGCTCTTTGACACTCCGATCAGCTCGGCCAGATACGCCGGGGCGCCGGTGTAGTCGGTTTCCTTCTCCGGAATGCCGAGCCGTTCATAGCGAGTCGCACGCAGGGAGAAGGACCGATCCACGTGAGCGGCGAGCGCGGAATTCACCGCATCGGCACTGCGCCGCAAGTCTTCAGCCGCGCGCACTACCGCGGGCAGCCAAGGGAGGTCGTCAGACTCGTCGGGGTGGACCCGCTCTGCCCCGGCGGCGCAGGGACTTCCCGACGCCGGCGCATCGTCGTCGAAAGATCCGGTAGCCCACAGCGTGCCCCAGTCCAGTGGTTGCTCATCATCGCCGTGCGAGTTGAGACTCTCGAACCGCTGAATCGAGGAGGGTTCGACGACGACGTCACGCACCTCCGCAACGATGCGCTGCGCGAGACCCAACTGGCGATGCAGGGGCAAGGTAGCAAGGGCGGCCAGCATTTGGGAATCGGTGAGCTGAGTGAGATCAAGGAGCTGCTCCTCTGCCAATGCCGTCATCCCCTCGCCTCCTCGCCCAGTTCACGACCACGTGCTCTTCGCTTTCCTGTTCCCGTAATTTCAACCTACACGTCGATGGCACCTTAAGACAAGTGTACGATGTTGCCGTGAGTGAAACATTCGCAAGTACACCAAGAGGGTCGGGGCTTGGTCGGGGTTTGTAGGTGACCACGAAAGTACGGAGCCGACATTGAAGAAGCGAATGTGCGCAGATCACACCGTGCCCCGCAGTCTGGTGTGAGTCGAAAATCTCCACCCGCACCTTCAACGAGGAGACGCCATGCTCTTGCGCATCAGCCTGTTCATCGTCGCGTTCGTGATGTACCCGCTGGCCTGCGAGCTCTTCCGGGTGACGGACATCCCGCGACGGCTCATTCCGGGCACCATCGCTCTGGGCATCTTCACCTTCACGATGACGGCGCTGCCCGGCTCCCCGCAGGTGCAGAACATCATTCCCGGCCAGTTCTTCGGCATCGAGTCCTTCCCTGGCCCAGGCATGGGCCTGATGGGCGGCGCACTGATTTTCGGCGGCGGCCTGCTGTGGCTGGAGTACCGTCGTCGTCGCCTGATGGCCGCGGGCGAGCACTTCGACAGCCCGGCCAATACTGTCATGTCGAGCGGATCCAGCGAGGACGGCGACTGGTCCGCCAGCTGATCGTCTCCCCAACATCCCCTCGGACGGCGCGGACCAGTATCGTGGCCAGTACCGAGAGAAGAGGAATCACACCATGACACTCGACAAGACCGTTGCCTCCGCCGCGGAGGCTGTGGCCGACATTCCCGACGGCGCCTCGCTCGCCGTCTCCGGGTTCGGGCTCTCCGGAAACCCGATCCAGCTCATTGAGGCGCTCCTCGAGCAGGGCGCCGGGAACCTGTCCATCGTTTCGAACAACTGCGGCGTGGACGGCTGGGGCCTGGGCATCCTGCTCAGCGCCGGCCGCATCGCGAAGATGACGTCGTCGTATGTGGGTGAGAACAAGGAGTTCGCACGCCAGTACTTGGAGGGCGAGCTCGAAGTGGAGCTGGTCCCGCAGGGCACCCTCGCGGAGAAGCTGCGCGCCGGCGGCGCGGGCATTCCAGGGTTCTACACTCAGACCGGCGTCGGGACCCAAGTGGCCGACGGCGGCATCCCGATGCGCTACGACACCGAGGGCAACGTGGTGAAAGAGTCTCCGGCGAAAGAGGTGCGTACGTTCAACACCTACGGCACCGAGCAGGAATTTGCGCTGGAGGAGGCACTGGTGACCGATTTCTCCCTCGTGCACGCCGCGAAGGGAGACCGGCACGGGAACCTGGTGTTCAACAAGGCCTCCCGCCAGTTCGCACCACCGGCTGCCAGCGCCGGGCGCATCTGCATCGCCCAGGTGGAGGAACTGGTAGAGCCCGGGGAGATCGATCCCGACGAGGTACACCTGCCCGGGGTCTACGTTCACCGCGTGGTGGAGGTCGGCACCGACATCGAGAAGCCCATCGAGAAGCGCACCGTGCGAGAGGAGAACTGAGATGACGCAGCAGACCGAGCGCACTGGCTGGACCCGCCAGCAGATGGCGGCCCGCGCCGCACAGGAACTGACCGATGGCGCCTACGTCAACCTCGGCATCGGCATGCCCACGCTGATCCCGAACTACATTCCCGAAGATCGGACTATCATCCTGCAGTCTGAGAACGGGATTCTGGGCACCGGCCCGTACCCCACCGAGGACCAGATCGACCCGGATCTGATCAACGCAGGCAAAGAGACCGTCACTGTGAATCCGGGGGCGTCGTTCTTCGACTCGGCGCAGAGT
It includes:
- a CDS encoding HNH endonuclease signature motif containing protein produces the protein MTALAEEQLLDLTQLTDSQMLAALATLPLHRQLGLAQRIVAEVRDVVVEPSSIQRFESLNSHGDDEQPLDWGTLWATGSFDDDAPASGSPCAAGAERVHPDESDDLPWLPAVVRAAEDLRRSADAVNSALAAHVDRSFSLRATRYERLGIPEKETDYTGAPAYLAELIGVSKSVARTRVKAGQHLLPRPLPGALAEVTDSAAPRYRHTGRAYTSGSVAPENAQRITSSLQEVVTYGRRCKVPQEKVNLAIASGDKFLAGQVSIGTAEEFRDLCATWVERTKALLDQDGVPPEENGKPPAHGLSYLGRNADGLHEWKMRLNDVLHELLASLTSAATNPRSLTVKERAQALDALFERYQAEVGLNGDDAPADSAADSSSAGLAVEPDAGTDETTGADSNTGPDAQSGTEDDGFRLEPGNVALDPLDPEFTPPDPWATPEQIRLNRPLREALQLEALMAAFYAGMQGLAREGELPKNSGLLPRINAVVDYEELVRQVEGESPGSKPPPLRGRGTLFEATHTGPFSPTEILALSCDALIIPTVMNPEKTVVLAQGRDHRLLPQAMKNALIARDGGCARPGCTAPAAWCQGHHVKHWAKGGTTDLDNLVLLCPGCHRLVHHDKYSVKMVDGVAWFTPAIWLNPDPTPQRNSYHRPGNADLDPPPAWE
- a CDS encoding CoA transferase subunit A, which encodes MTLDKTVASAAEAVADIPDGASLAVSGFGLSGNPIQLIEALLEQGAGNLSIVSNNCGVDGWGLGILLSAGRIAKMTSSYVGENKEFARQYLEGELEVELVPQGTLAEKLRAGGAGIPGFYTQTGVGTQVADGGIPMRYDTEGNVVKESPAKEVRTFNTYGTEQEFALEEALVTDFSLVHAAKGDRHGNLVFNKASRQFAPPAASAGRICIAQVEELVEPGEIDPDEVHLPGVYVHRVVEVGTDIEKPIEKRTVREEN